The Erpetoichthys calabaricus chromosome 13, fErpCal1.3, whole genome shotgun sequence genome has a window encoding:
- the LOC114663347 gene encoding uncharacterized protein LOC114663347 isoform X1, translating into MPRQAPRSDGIRERQPLHAGSQPGRAELVLCFAGRGCPGPHVWQKHAEPQRWADVAAAERAAGKETLHLEEPACRCTRRSGAKMAADRKSLLETSTGLDGVSCVPANEYIEAGPRNVRLVPGRDLIGLEEPHRKQPAKMTDNPVSQSSADFLCLSLMQVLSVLRAELQELKGEAVASETSEWRDAGVFGRRGTAETL; encoded by the coding sequence ATGCCGAGGCAGGCGCCTCGGTCAGATGGGATCCGGGAAAGACAGCCCCTGCATGCCGGCAGCCAGCCCGGGAGGGCtgagcttgttttgtgttttgcaggcaggggctgcccgggTCCACACGTATGGCAAAAGCACGCCGAACCACAGCGCTGGGCGGACGTGGCAGCGGCAGAAAGAGCTGCCGGAAAGGAAACGCTGCATCTGGAAGAGCCAGCATGTCGCTGCACCAGGAGGAGCGGAGCCAAGATGGCCGCGGACAGGAAGTCCCTACTTGAGACAAGCACGGGGTTGGacggtgtgtcttgtgtgcccgccAATGAATAtatagaggcgggaccaaggaatgtccgtctcgtgccagGGAGAGACCTGATTGGGCTGGAGGAGCCTCACAGGAAGCAGCCGGCGAAGATGACTGACAACCCGGTAAGTCAATCGTCGGCTGACTTTCTGTGCTTGTCCCTGATGCAGGTGCTGAGTGTCCTCCGTGCTGAGTTACAGGAGCTGAAGGGGGAGGCGGTCGCGTCGGAGACATCAGAATGGCGCGACGCCGGAGTCTTCGGCCGGAGAGGCACGGCGGAGACG